TCTCCCATGCTTTACCTACACTTTCCCACTGCACGGAAAAAATTATGCTTCAAACAAAAACATCACCTTGATGCCATGTGTCAATTCTCTCTCAAAATTGCCTCAGGATCACCAAGAAAGTCACTGTTCCTTACTTTATGTATGAAAGGGATTCTGGGATGAGGCTGCCCTTATAAAAAGGCTCTCTTTTCAGAACCACAATGCCCCTTCTGAAAACTTACCTTTAAATTGTCTGGAAATTCTGCTagtttctgctttgcatttagAAGCTGCTTCGTTAGCTCAGGGAGTGTAATTGGTTCCTTTACTTCATCTTTACTGTCAAGGAAAGAGCAGGTGATATGAGTAACTGTTTAGCTTAAACGACTGCATAAACTCCCTCCTGTACAGGGAGCACAGGAGAGAGTTGGACAAGTATAACACACTCTAGCTTGTTCTTGCCAAAGTCCCAAATAATTGTTCAACAAAGAGACAGACCTCTTAGATCACGCTTGTCCTTTTCATTATCCTCCCCTTTTCAAGCTGCCCTGTTTAATCACTGTACCAACATAGCCTGTGTATCGGAAAGTTATTCAGCTGTAGTAGGTTTATGCACATAATAGTTCAGCCCCAGGGAAATGCAAGACTTGTAAGCTGTATGTTGAAACGTCCCTGGGTGACAAGCTTGAGAATAGAGGCAATCTGAGCTAAACAAGAAATGTgctgcacaaacacacaaaaaaagcaacgCTTTTCAATCCATTCATTCATGTTCTGACACTTACCAATTCATCTGTTCGCTGTCAGAGCACGGTTTGTCTGATTCAGTCTCCAAACTCTGCTGCGGGTTGCTTTCCTGGCTGCTTCCGTTTGTGTTTTCCTGGAGattgttcctctgctgctgatgcTGGCGGATCATATCTGCTAAAATCTGCTGGACCTCAGCTATATCTCTCTGGGTGTTCTGTAAAGCAGCAATCTCTTCTGAAAGAAGCACTTCGCAGCTGGTCAATTTTGACTGTCTGTTTACCAAGTCATCGACTGAGCTAGTTCTTGAGTCACTTTCTGTCTCACACCTACAAACTTCAGTTGTACCACAGGGGTTTTCATGCATTTCAACTGCAGTTTGATCAGGAGTTTCTTCAGGGGAGGAGTGACCTGAAATGTAACTCTTCTCAAGAGCTGTCTGCTCACTGGGACACAGCACAGGATCCAAACCAGCCTTTTGCAAGACAAGGGAGTCTTGGGGTGGGTTCCACCACAGGTCATACAGCAGCCTGTAAGCCACAAAGCCCTCTAAACTTCTGCAAGCATCCGTGCTCTGAGAATTTGTGTTGTCCAGTTTGTGTCTCAGTTTATCACagcctaaaaatgaaaaaaaaaaaggattaaaaatagtttctagAGATTCCCAAAGAAATCTGGTAAATGAACGGCTGTCCTGGAGTCCCAAATCAGAGATTTACTCAGATGCTCTCAGAGTGGTgtacaaagcaaaaaagcaaaggcaggcatCTTTGGtatctttttaaatacaatccTTTGTGCTAGCTAGCATGAGACTGCATGTTATCATCATCTACAGCAAACTTCCTTGGTACTAAGCTGCACATCAAGACACTCACATGATGAAGAGCTGCAAAATTAATGCACTGCATACTCTGCAGAGATAAAAGGGAAGGGCAGCTTGGAGCGATTTGCCACTGTTGAACACAGTTTTCCAATGTCCTCATCTCCTTTACAGAACAATTTGCTCAGTTTCTTACATCACCCACACCAGCTAACACTGCTGAGCTTCCTTCCGCGGTTGGGAATTTTGATCACCCAATGGCCCCTGCACTAACCAAACTCCACAGGTTTCCATATATATGGGTATGTCTTGCTCCTTGCAAACATTATTATGCCCAATAATACTAATGGACACACAGCTGTGCTTACAAGGAAGATCACCCCATCTGTCAGGGCCAGGAGATACATGAGAAGAGACTTACCTTCAGGAAGGACGATACTGCAAATCTCTTGCATCAGCGTGAAATTACCAGCATCGTAACTGCGGGTCACAGCTCCAAGAATACTTTTCACTGCCTCATCCCAGGTAGCAGTCTGATAGCTCAGGGCTGCAAGGGTCAGGTCATGGGAGATATGGAAAAGCACCTATAGGAAGCACCAGAGAGCATGATTAATAGTTTTACTGCACAGTATGAATTACTCACAGCTTATGACTTGTGGAAAAGCCTAGAAGCACATGACTTAACCAAAAGCAATTCTAATGACAATGCAATTTACATAGGCTCCTTCATACAGGAGATACAGCACTTTTACATTACTTATAActgtaaaagcagcagctgtgcttgCACGTGTCCTGCTAAACAGATGAGAAGCGGGAGCACACCAAAGGTCAGTAACTCTGTGGTCAGAGAGGAGAGCTGCGGGAGCACCAGTCTATGAACAGACCTTCTGAACTCCAGGATATTTTAACGAGCAGCCCTGCCTCTCCTAACAGTTCGACACAAACCCCGGAATCACTGCTGAGACTGCTGCTCAGCTATGCCAGTCACTCCCACCCAGCCAGCACATGTGGGTGATCTCAGTGCTCATCGCTAACACCATACGTTGGTTCTTACCCTGCGAAGAAACAAACTGATGGCTACGCAAGCCGTCCCAGCTGCCTGTCATCTACTTCTCCCAGACCTCATCCTGCAGCTGGGTGCAGACATCAGTCCCCTGGGAATGGCTGGCAGACCACCACAATGTGGTTGCGTTTTAGCAAGGCTTAGCGTGTATACAGATCTAAGTCCATTTACCTGCTTTGGGTGTGTGTTGCTGGTAGAAGGAGGATGCTCAATGCTGCGCAGCTGCTCCTGCGCACACGTGGCTTGTTCAGTGGTGTCCATGCCCAATACATTCTGCCACACTTGTATCACCATGTCAAAAAATGAGGCCTCTCTGTTCAGCTCCCAGCTGTGATAACAGGGAGGCACGGGGCTCCTTCGGTCACAGGGATTTCTTTCACTAAGGCACTTGCAAAGCAGTTCGTTAAGGCAGAAAACAAGTCTTTGTCcctttaataagaaaaaaaaaaaaaaagaaaaagcactgaactgctgctagaagaaaaacaatcccTTACTGACCACAGCAGGCAGACAAATTTAAGAACATCATGGCTAGTAGCAGCTTGTCAGTGATAGACTGTTTCACAACTGCAGCTACCAAAGAACAATGCTGATAGAGACTCTAAGGTCAGAAGGAAACCTCAGAACAAACTAAAACAGCCTTCTGCTTCTCAATCCACACAAAAACAAATTTCTGGATTAAGCCTCCAGCAGATGGACTTGGAGTTAGCTCATTTGTTCCTTTAATGTAAACAGCAAATActtcacttctttcttcttatGATCAGTTTTACATACTTAAAATAAATGCCACTTTTCTCAACTACCTCTCATCTAACTAACAAGCATCGAGCCTATGTGcctcccctccacgggcccTTTGCCTCTGTGAAGGCATGTGCTTTTTCATAGGGTCATTGCAAtaaacttctggaaaaatattttgaggcaAAACCAGGTCAAAGGACTACCTGTGGTCTATTAACGTATGGGAAGTGGTGCCAAGTTAATCAAGTTAATCTGGAGAGAGACAACgctaaagaaagcagaaaggaaatgacCAGACTCACAAATAAAGTTTTATGATGCTGAAGGACTTCCTGAGCTCCCACCCAGTTCCTGGATAACAGCAGGTCTTGGGCACATCTGAAAGACAAAGTGGCTGACAACTCCTCCTCTCCCGATATCAGCGCAAGCTCAGCAGCAGTTTTAAGGGATGTCACATCTCCCTTTTTTGCCAAAACCTTAACTGCATCATAGGGTGAGGAAGCCCCTAAATAACTGGAAAGAGATAAAAGCAAATCAACTTGCTTAGtacaaaaataccattttaaaattgtattgcAAGATAATAGCACACACATACAAATGAAGATAAACCTGTATTTTCCACAGGTTCTCAGAGCTCTCAGCACTTTGTCTTACTGAAGTTTACTATAGACATATGGTGTCTCATCTGATGCAAAGCTACAAAGGGAAAGTCACACAGCTTAATAATCTGTACTGGAGCTTCTGGTGGTGTGCATACCATGCACGGCTTGgatgacagaaataaatagatCCAGAGAAATGCATATAACCTTTGTCTCCAAATTTCATCTGAATCCTTTCACAAGCATGAACACCATCAAAAATGCCAGAACTGAAATCAGCATCAAGCAAAGGACACTACTCcagccaaaatatttcaagcGTTATTAGTTGGTAATACCTTCCTCCACTGTAGTTGGAGGCAGATAACCCAGTGATTAGGATATCAGCTAAAGCCTCCAGAAACTCAAGGTGAACTGTTGCACTGCACATATCCAGTGGAAAGGTTGGAAACATCACATAGTCTTTTCGTATACATCCTAATCTTATTCTTACTAGACTGGTTTTCAAAGACTTCCAGTAATGTCTATGGAGTGAAATGGCTCTACTGTAGCATGGCATGTGGACCTTCTGCTCTGAACGGCCCTCTGGAGCTTCTAGAGGGAGTCTAGTGAGATCACACTCAGAAAGCACCTTAGACAAATAACGACCAGACCAGTTAATGGATTTCAGCTGCTATAAACCCAAGAACCTTCTCTGTTTCAGGCACAGAACCAATTCCGTCTTCTCTGCAGTAACACTCACCATTTGGCGGCCATGGAATAATGACCATCTTTCTCTAACAAAGCTGCCCAACTGGTGTAGAGATCCTTCAGAATTGGATCTTCTGGACGCAACCTGGCCTTAGCAATTACAATTGCTTCCCTAATGCATGTAAGAGAAACCAGATAGAAAAGTTAATTGACTGTGTACAAATAGTGAACCAAAACGTCAAATCTATCCCACTACAAAACGAGCAAATCCTAAACATAAATATACAGCAACCTGTAAAAATGGTTCACTTTCAGGAGCTCGATAGCCTCATACACTTTATGGATGGACAGGAGATGGGAGGCAGCCTTCACATATTGCTCctgaaaacacagctgcttCGCAAAGGCTTCTACTGTCCAAACCCAGGCCTGATATCCAGCTGCAAAAGAGAAGGCAATACAATTGGAGgcaaagttttaaaacagaagaattcCTGTGGGATAATCACTGGTTTCTTCAACATGTACCTTTTCTCTGACCCAGATTAGTTTCTTGTTTCTTAACCATCCTAATATGAGTCACTGAGGCAATGAAACAGGGCAAAGCTAGGGCTTGAACATGACTGTAGCACTTCACTACCagtaaaataacttaaaaagcacatttaaagcAACAACAAGCCAGAAGGACTGCTACATATTACAAAGAACCAACTTTGTGCTTGGAAGGATGGGCCTGCTCCTTCAAGAAGTCCCAAAGACACCATTCTGTTTCCTGCTATTCCAACCTAAGGGTGTTTGTGGAAACATCCAGGTCTTTGTCATAAATAGGATAggttttgtgtttgatttttgttaTCAGGCAGTTAAAGAAGCAACTTCCTTCTAATCTGGAACAATCATGAGTTTCCAACCCAGAACAATCAGAATGAGGCTACCCTTGGCAGCTAATTCCATCTGCTTACGTGTTACAAGAACAAACATACCCATGGGCGAGATTGCTACCAGCTGGTCTGTCAGCTCTCCCCTCTCAGCGGCTGCCTGGAGGACACCCTTCATATCTCCTTTCCACAACATGAGCTGCTGAAAGAGCTCTGGATGCCCATTCTCCAAGTGATGTTTTCCTGTTGGAAGCAAACACACTTCCTGTCAGTGTGAGGGCAACAGCATTATTTACCATACTAAAATAACTTGGCAAAAGTGAGATTATTCAAGCTTAAGGTATTGCAGGTTTGCATCTGAAAGACGTAAAAACTATTTGggaaaaatatgtcttttcttcttttgacacAGACCTGCATTCTTAATCCTACATTTTAATCCACAGTAAAGAAAATTCGAGCATTTTTCCcaatttgttttctccttgaATGTAATAGTTACAATGGACATATTGTCAAAGTGGATTCATTATTCCACTTACCTTCCACATCAATCATCTCATGCAGAGAAGCCCTGTCTGTGAACAGTCCCAGGTGGATGCGATCCTTGAGGTCAGGGGACACATCTTCATTATTACCTAGACCAGATAAAAAGAATGAGTATTTAAGATTGGGTACATCCAGCAACTGGGACCTGCCAAGTCACTGTACCACACACAACGTTACACTCGACTGTTGGCAAGTACTTGTGTCTTCTACTTTCTTTCCTGTATAGCAGATGTAACAACTTGCAGATCAACACTCAGAATTTACATCTAAGTTTGACTAGAAGGAAGGACCATGTTTGTGCAGAACATTTATTCTAAACCAAACACAGCATGTTCCTTTGCATGCTCTAAGGATGTATTCTGTGAGAATACAAACATCTCCCTCATGGCTTATTTTCTCCTGCCCATATTATActtctgaaggagaaaaacacttggCACGTATGCAGACAATTCTACTCTATCTCCACAACACAGGATCCTACTCAAAACTTGTCTGGAGTGGCTACAGAGTGCTGAAACACTGCAAGAGAAGTTAGATAAGAGACCACAACTAGTCACACACTTTGATAAAGGTAaggattttaagaaaataatgccTAGTGGTCACACTCAAGTCCTTGGACACACGCTTTGAATACTTTAGAGAACCTGCCCTCTAAGTATTTTAGTTTTAGACTGGTACCTTTGGTTTTCAGACATGTAGCCAGCCTCAAGCAATCCTGATGCAATTCATCTTTTGATCTGTGATCCATGAATGTGCTGAAGGGTAGAATAGAACGAGGCTTCCTCTTCTTCAGAGAGGcatcagaagctgaaaaatcaggCACATTTTAGTTGCTGCTGCACAGTTACAAGAGTCTTCTACAGCAGAACACTCCAATGTATTCCAAACCCCCTTCTTCCTCAcgcaggaaaacaaaacccagatgCTCAAGTGCCACAGGCATCTCTATTGTGACAACTCTGATTTTTGAATACTGATCACTGCATATTTTTCTGCCCAGCTTGCTTGGAATGAGACTAGCAACTAAAAGGCAGTATCTAAACCCATATTAAACAACCACTCAATTGACCCGACAAGCAGGGGAAATAAAAGAAGCAACTTAAAagatttaagattttaaaagcatgctCTTCTTTCTCCAGCATTTATTTGGTGTCACATTAggaaaggaagctgcagccaaACAGAGCATTAGAATGAGGAACTGTGCCTTGATGCAGGACTGTTAAAAATCCCTGAACCATACTAACTTGGTTTCTCTTTAGGTGGATCCTTTTTCACAGGAGTGGCTTTCTGGGTCACAAAAGGCTTTGGCAAGTTGAATGAAGAATAATCACATGCGGATGAAGATGTATCCTTGGACACTGTGGAGTTAAgtgataaaaaaggaaaaatattacatgGAAAAGCCCATAGCAAAATACCTGACATATTCACATTCTACGACACTGATTTTGAAATATGCAGAAACCAAGCTTTTCTTTGCCATAGAACTTAACAGCTTTTagggaaaggaaatattaagaaaacattATGGAACTGTCAGAAAGCTAAATAAGATGCCAACAGCCACTAACGAAGGTCCACCAGTATTATAAGATTTATCACCAGAAGGCAACACTCATAAAAAATGACATTGATTCAAGTCAAACACAGTAACTTTGTTCATTAGGCCAGAATCTTCTTATTTACAGACAATTAGTCCCAAACTAGTTTAGAAAATTATGAAAGACATTCcagaactgtattttcttcaagTGGACTATTTCAATAACATTGTATTAGGAGAAAATCTGCGTGAAAATATTAAACTTGGTGATGCTCTGAGGGCTAAACAGTCTGGGAACCATTGAACTAAGATGATTTGATTTGATTATTACCAGTCATGGAGACTTTATCAGGCAACTCTGCCTCCTGAgcatctttttctccttcatggTATGACACTCCATTTTCCTCTAGCAACATTTCCTTCGTGCTGTCATCTCCATTCATGGCATCACTTAGGTCCTGCTTGGCTGGACTCTTTCCTGTaggctttttcttcttggttttgaCTTTTGGTTGcatacttcttttcttctctaattCTATACTCTTTTTGCCTGTAAAAAGTTGCAAAAGATACCCTGATATTATCTGTAGAGACTTTTAGTATGTTAGCTGTCTGTTTTTCAAGACCAACATATAGTTTCCAAATAACGACACAGCTCAATTTAAACCTAGACACAGTTTATTCCTGAAGAGGTAGCAGGCAGATTTGGAATTCAGCACCAGACCTTATCACATCATTTCAACCTGGCAACCTTCTATTTCCCAGCTCCAACATTACCTTCAGGAAAGGATCTTCTGTTTGAACGTACTTACCCTGAGGAGGCCGTGTATGCTCCTGCTTTGAGATGTGCCATttgtgaacagaaaaatcatcTGCTCCTGTATAAACAGAATCTGAATCCACTGGTGACCACTGGACACTCAGTAGCCGGCCCTGGTGCCCTCGGTAGTTGCAGAGTGGCTCTTCCTTCATAACATCCCATACCTTATgaacaagaaagaaatccaaTTATTCAGAAAGTCTCATCTTCCCCCAATACCctgcattttctcttcagtgatTTGCACTTGTAGGAGCTTCTCTTTTAGGGTGTTTGCACAGGTATTTCAAATACCAACATGCAAATAGGGAAAATTCAAGGCTTCCTTTGTTTGCATCCATACATTTGCATAGTATCTCTCTTTTTTAAGGATCCAAAAGTGCTAATATGCAAACGATAATGACTGGACTTACAAATCAATTCGCAAGtggcaaaaacaaaaccaggaaatcGTTACCAAGGGTAAATTTGCAGTAATTTAGTAGTTTCTCTCACAAAAGAAGCTTTGCTGTTTAGTCAGCTTGCTTCTAAAACACTGCAGAATGGATGATTTGAAactaaaagaaatacatttctgagtGGCTATGGAACACTACCTGTGCAGTGCCATCATAGCAAGCAGATACCAATCTTCCCTCATGGTGGGGACTCCAAGAAAGACTTGTGATTTTAGCTGTGTGCCCAGCCAGAGTTCGAAAAGGCTCTGTTATTGTCAAAGGACTTTCTGAAGTGctctctgaaagaaaacagaaaagggttGAGTATGGCCAGCAAAACAAACTGGGAGTAAACCAAAACAAGATGCCAAGACTTCAAATACAGTCTGCAAACTTTTACCTACAACACTCTTCAGATTGTGCACATAAATAGTGGCGTTGATTGAGCCTGAAGCTACCAAGTAACTCAGCTCTGGCTGGCTCCCATGCTCATGATGCCAACGGATAGCGTTAATCAGTTTATGATGCTGCTGGATAGTGCAGAGCAACTTCAAGTTTGGtgcctgaaatatttcaattgACCTGAAATGTAAGAACAACAGTGTAAGAATTCCAGTAGGCAgtgaaaatgggattttttttttttttgttatcctGCATGAGCAGAATTACAGATCATGAAATAGAGTAACTAcatgagtttttcttttctggattcAACTCAAATCCTTGTTTAGTAAATCAGCAAAAGTGCATTTCAATCATGACTGGAtccttgcaaaataatttaacatgATGATGTGGATCCTCCATGCCAAGAGCAGCTAAGCCAAATAACGGCAAAGAATGCTATATTACCACAATTGAAATATGTCGGCAGTAAAAGAACAGAGACAAACCAGGGCAACATAAAGTACTTTTGCTTCACTACGGTGATTCTAGTCAAGATCAGCACATATACCACCTTATCCTACAAGTGAAACATACCCATCTTCATTGCCAAGAGCCAGGAGTTTGCCGTCTGGTTTCCAGCTGACCTCTGTACGCGCAGGCAATTTGTGCTGTAGAAAGAAGACACAACCATTGCCAAAAACTCTTAAATCTCTCGCGTACATTCAACAGAGCAAGACTAGCAACTGGACAGAGCTGCAATCAGTCTGCAAAATGAAAGTCACAGAAGGGTCCCTTGCTTTTTTAGCAGTAATGTAAGCTTGAGCAATTAAGACTGAAAGAACTGATGCAAGAACCAGTGATTATTTTTGTCAGTTCAGTGAAATGTCTCAAAGGAATTTTGTCTGGATTCCAGTAGGACCTTGATGCTTGGTCTCCTTATGCTCCTTGAAAAGCCCCAGACATTGGAAGCAAATTCTgtcatatttcaaaagaaatcgAAGTTTACTTGTAATTACTTCTTTCTAATTCAGATGAAAGCTACTTACAATTTACAGTTTAGATGCCTAAAAATGATTGTTTCATTGCCTGTAACATTAGTCTCTTAAACCTCAGTGAATCTTCTACTCAAGGAAGAAGCCAAAACCCAGCTGATATAAATCAATATAGTTTGATTGATTTCAGTTGACTTATGCTGACTTAAAGCAACTGAAGATCTAACCCATTTCACTGAATTTGTACTTTCAACTAAGAAATGACTGACCATACTTAAGAAGATGTTAGTCAGTTATGTCCAAGCACTCTGCATTAGCTGCAGTGTAAATGGAAACAGACTCCTGCAAAATCATGACTGCTTTCActgcaaaatttatttaaaaaagttaaCGTTTGAAACGAGAACTAGAGAAGTTGAGGTAGTTAACTCATGCATGCCCACCACGTGATCTGAGCTAGGACATTATTCAGGATATTACTTTAAGTGCTTTGAAACGGGAAAGCTCTGtatgaacaaattattttaaacagccACACACAGCTTTAAAACCATGCTCTATACTGCAATTCAATTTTTCTGGTTAAGTAAATTACACAGTAGAAAATTAACTGACTGACGCCAGGAACAGATGTGCCATGTTGacattgggggggggaaaaaaagaccctTTTTCAGAGGCAAACGCAAACTGTTTAAATAGTTTGAGGCAATAAGTGTCTCTGAAGTTCATCTGTGGAGACCCTGGGTTTCAAATTTTTTATCTGTTACAGATACATCATGAAGGCAAAATCAGAAACCTAAAACTACAAGGCCACAGAAACTATGACATGGTTACCACGAATCcataaaaaaccctcaaaatcaTACTCACTTTGATTGAATTAGTGTCTCGGATGACTTTGTTGATGTCATTTGCCTCTCCATTAAGCTTCCAGGGGTTGTGTTGAAAAACAATACCTTCTCCAGCACAACTGTATAAAGTTACAGAGGGTTGTTCACCTTCTCCTCCTatccaacagagaaaaaaaagctaaatattcCATGTTCTTCATCAGTCTTCCCAGAAGTAATCACTCCCACTATAAATCAAAACGTTATTTTAAAAGGCTATATACACGTTTCAATTGTCTGTGATCTGGCAACACGGAATTCTCACAATACAATCCTCTGAAAGGACTGCTCATTTCTACCAACAGATCTCTCTACAACGCAATCACTGCAAGCGTTAAAATTCCCTTTAAAGTTtggtccttaaaaaaaattcaagttgtGCAAGAAGAGCTAATGGATTCGTTCCGTTTAGTTCAAATGGTAGAAACGTACTTCTGGAGCTAAGGAACCTACATTTGATGCAATGCAGTTCCTGCAGGAAGCCTGTGCAGGCAGTCAGTGGTCTGTAATACCGTGAAGTAAGCAGAGAGGTGTGGTATGCTGCTCCCACCTATTTCCCGAAGCTACCAGAATTCAAAAACCATAAGAGATTATTTTGCTTCCTTGCAAAACTATTAATTCCTCAAGCAGAATGCCTTCTTAGCTGCTAGAAAGGATTGCTACCAAGCAAACGGGGCTCCTTTTCCTAAGGATGGAAGGCATACCAA
This DNA window, taken from Grus americana isolate bGruAme1 chromosome 14, bGruAme1.mat, whole genome shotgun sequence, encodes the following:
- the GEMIN5 gene encoding gem-associated protein 5 isoform X1, with translation MAAVGVRVLPASPNWYCSRCSDASSDGRLFGFAARHRVCLLDVGAAAPAFYGELIGHTDRISGFAFCHCPGQSSLCASSSDDGSVKIWDTEALAPVAEYSLHQNAISALHWSPLVKDLIVSGDEKGIVVCYWHNRSDSQQFFPEPRTIFCLTCSPHHENLVAIGYKDGMVVIIDISRKREVIHRLRGHDDEIHCLAWCPVPGEERLPAWQDELHVVPSEEGEVPNGALTQDTTTKKGCYLASGSKDQTIRVWSCTRGRSIMTLKLPPTKRRGGAVDPAVKERIWLTVHWPSGRSTEIVSSSFGGELLLWDLTQSGKRKWTLLGSSEGQNHSRIVFNLSSVKHQDKELLFSISMDRDVKCWDLSTLDCSWTMPSLGGFVYSLAFSPVDTGCLAIGVGDSMIRVWNTLSMNNIYDVKTFWQSIKSKVTALSWHPTKEGCLAFGTDDGKVGIFDTFSSSAKNKPPQISSTYHKKTVYTLAWGPPTPPLSSGGEGEQPSVTLYSCAGEGIVFQHNPWKLNGEANDINKVIRDTNSIKHKLPARTEVSWKPDGKLLALGNEDGSIEIFQAPNLKLLCTIQQHHKLINAIRWHHEHGSQPELSYLVASGSINATIYVHNLKSVVESTSESPLTITEPFRTLAGHTAKITSLSWSPHHEGRLVSACYDGTAQVWDVMKEEPLCNYRGHQGRLLSVQWSPVDSDSVYTGADDFSVHKWHISKQEHTRPPQGKKSIELEKKRSMQPKVKTKKKKPTGKSPAKQDLSDAMNGDDSTKEMLLEENGVSYHEGEKDAQEAELPDKVSMTVSKDTSSSACDYSSFNLPKPFVTQKATPVKKDPPKEKPTSDASLKKRKPRSILPFSTFMDHRSKDELHQDCLRLATCLKTKGNNEDVSPDLKDRIHLGLFTDRASLHEMIDVEGKHHLENGHPELFQQLMLWKGDMKGVLQAAAERGELTDQLVAISPMAGYQAWVWTVEAFAKQLCFQEQYVKAASHLLSIHKVYEAIELLKVNHFYREAIVIAKARLRPEDPILKDLYTSWAALLEKDGHYSMAAKCYLGASSPYDAVKVLAKKGDVTSLKTAAELALISGEEELSATLSFRCAQDLLLSRNWVGAQEVLQHHKTLFGQRLVFCLNELLCKCLSERNPCDRRSPVPPCYHSWELNREASFFDMVIQVWQNVLGMDTTEQATCAQEQLRSIEHPPSTSNTHPKQVLFHISHDLTLAALSYQTATWDEAVKSILGAVTRSYDAGNFTLMQEICSIVLPEGCDKLRHKLDNTNSQSTDACRSLEGFVAYRLLYDLWWNPPQDSLVLQKAGLDPVLCPSEQTALEKSYISGHSSPEETPDQTAVEMHENPCGTTEVCRCETESDSRTSSVDDLVNRQSKLTSCEVLLSEEIAALQNTQRDIAEVQQILADMIRQHQQQRNNLQENTNGSSQESNPQQSLETESDKPCSDSEQMNCKDEVKEPITLPELTKQLLNAKQKLAEFPDNLKVFPFPDVLECCLVLLHMGSQCPPELHKQALDLLRKHGIANIYKKAGRRFLT
- the GEMIN5 gene encoding gem-associated protein 5 isoform X2, producing the protein MAAVGVRVLPASPNWYCSRCSDASSDGRLFGFAARHRVCLLDVGAAAPAFYGELIGHTDRISGFAFCHCPGQSSLCASSSDDGSVKIWDTEALAPVAEYSLHQNAISALHWSPLVKDLIVSGDEKGIVVCYWHNRSDSQQFFPEPRTIFCLTCSPHHENLVAIGYKDGMVVIIDISRKREVIHRLRGHDDEIHCLAWCPVPGEERLPAWQDELHVPSEEGEVPNGALTQDTTTKKGCYLASGSKDQTIRVWSCTRGRSIMTLKLPPTKRRGGAVDPAVKERIWLTVHWPSGRSTEIVSSSFGGELLLWDLTQSGKRKWTLLGSSEGQNHSRIVFNLSSVKHQDKELLFSISMDRDVKCWDLSTLDCSWTMPSLGGFVYSLAFSPVDTGCLAIGVGDSMIRVWNTLSMNNIYDVKTFWQSIKSKVTALSWHPTKEGCLAFGTDDGKVGIFDTFSSSAKNKPPQISSTYHKKTVYTLAWGPPTPPLSSGGEGEQPSVTLYSCAGEGIVFQHNPWKLNGEANDINKVIRDTNSIKHKLPARTEVSWKPDGKLLALGNEDGSIEIFQAPNLKLLCTIQQHHKLINAIRWHHEHGSQPELSYLVASGSINATIYVHNLKSVVESTSESPLTITEPFRTLAGHTAKITSLSWSPHHEGRLVSACYDGTAQVWDVMKEEPLCNYRGHQGRLLSVQWSPVDSDSVYTGADDFSVHKWHISKQEHTRPPQGKKSIELEKKRSMQPKVKTKKKKPTGKSPAKQDLSDAMNGDDSTKEMLLEENGVSYHEGEKDAQEAELPDKVSMTVSKDTSSSACDYSSFNLPKPFVTQKATPVKKDPPKEKPTSDASLKKRKPRSILPFSTFMDHRSKDELHQDCLRLATCLKTKGNNEDVSPDLKDRIHLGLFTDRASLHEMIDVEGKHHLENGHPELFQQLMLWKGDMKGVLQAAAERGELTDQLVAISPMAGYQAWVWTVEAFAKQLCFQEQYVKAASHLLSIHKVYEAIELLKVNHFYREAIVIAKARLRPEDPILKDLYTSWAALLEKDGHYSMAAKCYLGASSPYDAVKVLAKKGDVTSLKTAAELALISGEEELSATLSFRCAQDLLLSRNWVGAQEVLQHHKTLFGQRLVFCLNELLCKCLSERNPCDRRSPVPPCYHSWELNREASFFDMVIQVWQNVLGMDTTEQATCAQEQLRSIEHPPSTSNTHPKQVLFHISHDLTLAALSYQTATWDEAVKSILGAVTRSYDAGNFTLMQEICSIVLPEGCDKLRHKLDNTNSQSTDACRSLEGFVAYRLLYDLWWNPPQDSLVLQKAGLDPVLCPSEQTALEKSYISGHSSPEETPDQTAVEMHENPCGTTEVCRCETESDSRTSSVDDLVNRQSKLTSCEVLLSEEIAALQNTQRDIAEVQQILADMIRQHQQQRNNLQENTNGSSQESNPQQSLETESDKPCSDSEQMNCKDEVKEPITLPELTKQLLNAKQKLAEFPDNLKVFPFPDVLECCLVLLHMGSQCPPELHKQALDLLRKHGIANIYKKAGRRFLT